One region of Miscanthus floridulus cultivar M001 chromosome 19, ASM1932011v1, whole genome shotgun sequence genomic DNA includes:
- the LOC136528181 gene encoding probable inactive purple acid phosphatase 28: MEAAELELVGLTLQNPVRCGCSGGEAERPRPMMASSHLAALVSLLLPCLLALLLLRLAAVLDPDPDAAVPRVKAAAPLPLRFRHDGAFKILQVADMHFGNGAATRCRDVGPDGGGALCSDLNTTRFLRRVIEAERPDLIAFTGDNIFGGSATDAAESLLRAISPAIEYKVPWAAILGNHDQESTMTREELMTFMSLMDYSVSQVNPPGFLVHGFGNYHIGIHGPFGSELVNTSLFNLYFLDSGDREVVNGIKTYGWIKESQLAWLRATSLELQKKTHAPALAFFHIPIPEVRGLWYSGFKGQYQEGVACSSVNSGVLGTLVSMGDVKAVFLGHDHLNDFCGNLNGIWFCYGGGFGYHAYGRPHWPRRARIINSKLKKGQWSWMEVESIQTWKLLDDEKLSKIDEQVLWRHSTEDSDHSVYL, translated from the exons ATGGAGGCAGCTGAGCTGGAGCTGGTCGGTTTGACTCTTCAGAACCCGGTGCGCTGCGGCTGCTCCGGCGGCGAGGCCGAGAGACCGAGACCGATGATGGCCTCGTCCCACCTGGCAGCTCTCGTCTCCCTGCTGCTCCCCTGTCTCCTCGCGCTGCTCCTGCTCCGCCTCGCCGCCGTGCTGGACCCGGACCCCGACGCCGCTGTGCCCCGCGTCAAGGCGGCCGCGCCCCTCCCCCTCCGCTTCCGCCATGACGGCGCCTTCAAGATCCTCCAG GTGGCGGACATGCACTTCGGCAACGGCGCCGCCACGCGCTGCCGGGACGTGGgccccgacggcggcggcgcgctgtGCTCCGACCTCAACACCACGCGGTTCCTGCGccgggtcatcgaggccgagagGCCCGACCTCATCGCCTTCACCG GGGACAACATATTTGGGGGCAGTGCAACTGATGCAGCAGAGTCACTGCTCAGAGCAATCAGCCCTGCTATCGAATACAAGGTGCCATGGGCTGCCATTTTAGGTAATCATGACCAAGAGTCAACAATGACGCGAGAGGAGCTGATGACCTTCATGTCTCTTATGGATTACTCGGTATCTCAAGTAAACCCACCTGGTTTTTTGGTACATGGATTTGGGAATTATCATATTGGCATCCATGGGCCATTTGGATCCGAGTTGGTAAATACTAGCCTGTTTAACCTTTACTTCCTGGATAGCGGTGATCGTGAAGTGGTGAATGGCATCAAAACATATGGATGGATCAAAGAATCTCAACTCGCCTGGCTTCGTGCTACTTCACTGGAGCTTCAG AAAAAAACACATGCCCCTGCATTAGCCTTCTTCCACATCCCAATCCCAGAGGTCCGAGGACTCTGGTACTCAGGCTTCAAGGGTCAGTATCAGGAGGGAGTGGCTTGCTCATCTGTAAATTCTGGTGTCCTTGGGACCCTTGTCTCCATGGGAGATGTAAAAGCCGTCTTTCTTGGTCACGACCACCTGAATGATTTTTGTGGCAACCTCAATGGGATTTGGTTCTGTTATGGTGGTGGCTTCGGCTATCATGCCTATGGAAGACCCCATTGGCCAAGGAGAGCTCGGATAATTAACAGTAAACTCAAGAAAGGGCAGTGGTCGTGGATGGAAGTTGAATCGATCCAGACTTGGAAGCTGCTAGATGATGAAAAGCTTTCCAAAATTGATGAACAGGTTCTCTGGAGACACAGTACGGAGGATTCTGACCACAGTGTATACTTGTGA